The Fibrobacter sp. sequence CGGCAAGACAGTCGAAATAGTATGTTTCTATGTTGTTCCGGCTTAAAATATCTAGAAGAAGGTAGAGACCTGCTGGATGCATCCACTCATCATATAATTTGAAATCAGCGACACAGGGATTGATTACGAGTACTCTGGATTGCTTTGAAAACGGCATCGACAGTGGGTTCCGTGGAAATGCCCCGATATGAGCATCTGGTCCGTAATAAACTTAAACTCTGTTTTCCTGAAAGGAAAAATATGTCTTTTAAGGGCTGGGAACGGGTAAAAATAATCACTTCCGATCATCAGCAGGTCGAGGCACTGGCCCCTCTTATCATCTCAGCAAGCCGTTCTACAGATATTCCGGCGTTTTATGCTCAATGGTTCATGGATCGGCTGAAAAGAGGTTATGTGCGATGGATCAATCCGTTTAACGGAAAATCGACTTTCGTATCATTTGAAAAGGTACGCCTTATTGTTTTCTGGTCAAAGGATCCATCACCGATAATCCCATTACTCGATGAACTTGACCGCAGGGGAATTTGTTACCTCTTTCAGGTCACACTGAACGATTATGAAAAGGAATCCCTTGAAAAAAGGGTCCCTCCTCTGGAAAACCGGATAAAAACTTTCAGGAAGCTCTCGGAGAGGGCAGGGAAGAGAAAGGTTATGTGGCGCTTTGATCCCCTGATTTTATCCGATAGAATCTCCCCGGAGATCTTGTGTGAAAGAATCGGGAAAATCGGAGATGAGATTTGTGCTTACACGGAGCGGCTGACTCTTAGTTTTCTGTCCCTTTACGCAAGTGTAGACAGAAACTTTCGTATTGCCGGTATAAAAGTGCGTCAATTCAGCCCCGAAGATATCAATTACATGGGGGGCTATCTGTTAAAGAAAAATGCAGAATGGGGTCTGAATATGCTCTCTTGTGCTGAAAAAACAGACCTGAGCAGGTTCGGGATCGGGCATGGAAGTTGTATCGATCCGATACTGATAGGAGATCTTTTCGGTGATGACCCGATACTTGGAGATTTCCTGGGGCTGGAAAAAAGCACCAATCTTTTTGGTAAAGAGACTGTCATCAGGAAAAAATTTAAAGATCCCGGGCAGAGAGACCTCTGTGGTTGTATCGTGAGCAAAGATATCGGACGTTACAACACATGCCCTCATCTCTGTACCTATTGCTACGCAAACAGTTATCCAGGAAAAGTGCTTGAGCAGTACAAATCACGGCAGGAATTCGGGGATTCTTTATAAGTTTGGGAGCAGGGGAGAGAGGTGGAAGATCCGTTCCTGTATTCTCTATTTATGGCGGAGTTAAAACATAGTTATGGAGGGATGGTTGGCAGAAGGCCAACCATCCTCTGCTGTATCCTTAAAAGATATCAATCTTCTTCGAAACTCTCAGAAGTGTCTTCTTCATCATAATCTGATTCATAAGCTGCGGCAGTCCATTGAGGCATACTGACTTTTATTGAGGTTTTGCTCTCTTTTTCCCCGTATGAGGAGGCATACGAAGGACGCTCAGGTTTCCCTCTTCCGCCTTTTGACTCCAGGAAATGTGCGGCTTTTATCTGATCTGCATTGTAAGCCTTGGTCAGGGCAGTTTCTTCGTACAGATCTATATCATTCACATTAGCCCCGTTTGCGATTAAAACTTCAAGAATTTTAACATGTCCTCTTTCAGCGGCAAGCATAAGTGGGGTTGCTCCCCTTACCTTTCCCTTGCAGTTCACGTCTGCCCCGGCTTTTATCAGATTTGTAACAACTGTATTGTAGCCCTCTTCTGCCGCACGCATCAGTGCTGTGTAGCCGGAGTTATCGGCTGTATTTACATCAGCCTTCTTTTCGATCAGAAATTTGACTAACT is a genomic window containing:
- a CDS encoding ankyrin repeat domain-containing protein, encoding MSLIRSSAKGDLVSVKKLVNEGTDINATDANGRTALIEAAWGGHNELVKFLIEKKADVNTADNSGYTALMRAAEEGYNTVVTNLIKAGADVNCKGKVRGATPLMLAAERGHVKILEVLIANGANVNDIDLYEETALTKAYNADQIKAAHFLESKGGRGKPERPSYASSYGEKESKTSIKVSMPQWTAAAYESDYDEEDTSESFEED
- a CDS encoding DUF1848 domain-containing protein — translated: MAPLIISASRSTDIPAFYAQWFMDRLKRGYVRWINPFNGKSTFVSFEKVRLIVFWSKDPSPIIPLLDELDRRGICYLFQVTLNDYEKESLEKRVPPLENRIKTFRKLSERAGKRKVMWRFDPLILSDRISPEILCERIGKIGDEICAYTERLTLSFLSLYASVDRNFRIAGIKVRQFSPEDINYMGGYLLKKNAEWGLNMLSCAEKTDLSRFGIGHGSCIDPILIGDLFGDDPILGDFLGLEKSTNLFGKETVIRKKFKDPGQRDLCGCIVSKDIGRYNTCPHLCTYCYANSYPGKVLEQYKSRQEFGDSL